A window from Chrysemys picta bellii isolate R12L10 chromosome 2, ASM1138683v2, whole genome shotgun sequence encodes these proteins:
- the PPP1R16A gene encoding protein phosphatase 1 regulatory subunit 16A isoform X4 — MMWRKCCIDDFGDVVALLLEAGAEVNACDSELWTPLHAAATCGHLHLVELLIKHGANLLAVNTDGNMPYDLCEDDVTLDYIETAMADQGITQEKIEEARAATEHSMVEDIRKLLQAGADLNTPLDHSATLLHIASANGYLEAAELLLEHKASMSAKDNDGWEPLHAAACWGQIHLVELLVAHGADLNGKSVLDETPLDVCGDEEVRAKLLELKHKHDAIMKSHDKHKSLLQRRTSSAGSRGKVVRRVSVTERTNLYRKEHEKEAIVWQQVAHRENEAELEDEDKQTDAELQQHLPQDAEAEVAGPGALVGDKHQNPGLTQRNGTAGSSAAGPPKHLYSKRLDRSVSYQLATQEELSADLCKEKSHHTLADLKRQRAAAKLQRHHPEDYPPTEGEGPLSPGLAETLRGSDHPRSDSEQNSVYYTAASGDPPLLKLTAPAEETPAEKKRCCRLM; from the exons TGCTGCATCGACGACTTCGGGGACGTGGTCGCGCTGCTGCTGGAGGCCGGCGCGGAGGTCAATGCCTGCGACAGTGAGCTCTGGACGCCGCTGCACGCCGCTGCCACCTGCGGGCACCTGCACCTGGTGGAGCTGCTGATTAAACA tGGTGCCAATCTCCTGGCAGTTAACACAGACGGGAACATGCCGTATGACCTCTGCGAGGACGATGTGACACTGGACTACATTGAGACGGCCATGGCAGATCAGG GAATAACTCAGGAGAAGATTGAGGAGGCCCGAGCCGCCACGGAGCACAGCATGGTGGAAGATATCCGAAAGCTGCTTCAGGCAGGTGCCGATCTGAACACTCCACTTGACCATAGTGCCACTCTG CTCCACATTGCCTCAGCAAACGGCTACCTGGAAGCTGCCGAGCTGCTGCTGGAACACAAGGCCAGCATGAGCGCGAAGGACAACGATGGGTGGGAGCCTCTCCATGCCGCCGCCTGCTGGGGGCAG ATCcatctggtggagctgctggTGGCCCATGGAGCTGATCTCAACGGGAAGTCTGTGCTGGACGAGACGCCCTTGG ATGTGTGTGGTGACGAGGAGGTCCGGGCCAAGCTGCTGGAGCTGAAGCACAAGCATGATGCCATCATGAAGTCTCATGACAAGCACAAGTCGCTGCTGCAGCGACGCACCTCCAGTGCTGGCAGCCGAGG GAAGGTGGTGCGGCGGGTCAGCGTGACGGAGCGCACCAACCTCTACCGCAAGGAGCACGAGAAAGAGGCCATCGTCTGGCAGCAGGTGGCGCACCGGGAGAACGAGGCCGAGCTTGAGGACGAGGACAAGCAAACGGACGCTGAGCTCCAGCAGCACCTCCCC CAGGACGCTGAGGCAGAAGTGGCAGGTCCAGGGGCCTTGGTGGGAGACAAGCATCAGAATCCGGGGCTGACCCAGAGAAATGGAACTGCGGGCTCTTCTGCCGCCGGCCCCCCCAAACACCTCTACTCCAAGCGGCTGGACCGCAGCGTCTCCTACCAGCTGGCCACCCAAGAGGAGCTGTCGGCCGACCTGTGCAAGGAGAAGTCCCACCACACGCTAGCGGACCTCAAACGCCAGCGGGCAGCTGCCAAGCTCCAGCGACACCACCCAGAGGACTACCCTCCCACCGAGGGCGAGGGCCCCCTCTCGCCTGGCCTCGCTGAGACCCTGCGCGGCAGTGATCACCCCCGCTCGGACTCGGAGCAGAACTCCGTGTACTACACGGCAGCCAGTGGCGATCCGCCTCTTCTGAAGCTGACGGCCCCGGCCGAGGAGACCCCTGCTGAGAAGAAGCGATGCTGTAGGCTGATGTGA
- the PPP1R16A gene encoding protein phosphatase 1 regulatory subunit 16A isoform X3, with protein MARRCGDPPLPGERGGERPRSCRRRRCCIDDFGDVVALLLEAGAEVNACDSELWTPLHAAATCGHLHLVELLIKHGANLLAVNTDGNMPYDLCEDDVTLDYIETAMADQGITQEKIEEARAATEHSMVEDIRKLLQAGADLNTPLDHSATLLHIASANGYLEAAELLLEHKASMSAKDNDGWEPLHAAACWGQIHLVELLVAHGADLNGKSVLDETPLDVCGDEEVRAKLLELKHKHDAIMKSHDKHKSLLQRRTSSAGSRGKVVRRVSVTERTNLYRKEHEKEAIVWQQVAHRENEAELEDEDKQTDAELQQHLPQDAEAEVAGPGALVGDKHQNPGLTQRNGTAGSSAAGPPKHLYSKRLDRSVSYQLATQEELSADLCKEKSHHTLADLKRQRAAAKLQRHHPEDYPPTEGEGPLSPGLAETLRGSDHPRSDSEQNSVYYTAASGDPPLLKLTAPAEETPAEKKRCCRLM; from the exons TGCTGCATCGACGACTTCGGGGACGTGGTCGCGCTGCTGCTGGAGGCCGGCGCGGAGGTCAATGCCTGCGACAGTGAGCTCTGGACGCCGCTGCACGCCGCTGCCACCTGCGGGCACCTGCACCTGGTGGAGCTGCTGATTAAACA tGGTGCCAATCTCCTGGCAGTTAACACAGACGGGAACATGCCGTATGACCTCTGCGAGGACGATGTGACACTGGACTACATTGAGACGGCCATGGCAGATCAGG GAATAACTCAGGAGAAGATTGAGGAGGCCCGAGCCGCCACGGAGCACAGCATGGTGGAAGATATCCGAAAGCTGCTTCAGGCAGGTGCCGATCTGAACACTCCACTTGACCATAGTGCCACTCTG CTCCACATTGCCTCAGCAAACGGCTACCTGGAAGCTGCCGAGCTGCTGCTGGAACACAAGGCCAGCATGAGCGCGAAGGACAACGATGGGTGGGAGCCTCTCCATGCCGCCGCCTGCTGGGGGCAG ATCcatctggtggagctgctggTGGCCCATGGAGCTGATCTCAACGGGAAGTCTGTGCTGGACGAGACGCCCTTGG ATGTGTGTGGTGACGAGGAGGTCCGGGCCAAGCTGCTGGAGCTGAAGCACAAGCATGATGCCATCATGAAGTCTCATGACAAGCACAAGTCGCTGCTGCAGCGACGCACCTCCAGTGCTGGCAGCCGAGG GAAGGTGGTGCGGCGGGTCAGCGTGACGGAGCGCACCAACCTCTACCGCAAGGAGCACGAGAAAGAGGCCATCGTCTGGCAGCAGGTGGCGCACCGGGAGAACGAGGCCGAGCTTGAGGACGAGGACAAGCAAACGGACGCTGAGCTCCAGCAGCACCTCCCC CAGGACGCTGAGGCAGAAGTGGCAGGTCCAGGGGCCTTGGTGGGAGACAAGCATCAGAATCCGGGGCTGACCCAGAGAAATGGAACTGCGGGCTCTTCTGCCGCCGGCCCCCCCAAACACCTCTACTCCAAGCGGCTGGACCGCAGCGTCTCCTACCAGCTGGCCACCCAAGAGGAGCTGTCGGCCGACCTGTGCAAGGAGAAGTCCCACCACACGCTAGCGGACCTCAAACGCCAGCGGGCAGCTGCCAAGCTCCAGCGACACCACCCAGAGGACTACCCTCCCACCGAGGGCGAGGGCCCCCTCTCGCCTGGCCTCGCTGAGACCCTGCGCGGCAGTGATCACCCCCGCTCGGACTCGGAGCAGAACTCCGTGTACTACACGGCAGCCAGTGGCGATCCGCCTCTTCTGAAGCTGACGGCCCCGGCCGAGGAGACCCCTGCTGAGAAGAAGCGATGCTGTAGGCTGATGTGA
- the PPP1R16A gene encoding protein phosphatase 1 regulatory subunit 16A isoform X5, translating into MMWRKCCIDDFGDVVALLLEAGAEVNACDSELWTPLHAAATCGHLHLVELLIKHGANLLAVNTDGNMPYDLCEDDVTLDYIETAMADQGITQEKIEEARAATEHSMVEDIRKLLQAGADLNTPLDHSATLLHIASANGYLEAAELLLEHKASMSAKDNDGWEPLHAAACWGQIHLVELLVAHGADLNGKSVLDETPLDVCGDEEVRAKLLELKHKHDAIMKSHDKHKSLLQRRTSSAGSRGKVVRRVSVTERTNLYRKEHEKEAIVWQQVAHRENEAELEDEDKQTDAELQQHLPDAEAEVAGPGALVGDKHQNPGLTQRNGTAGSSAAGPPKHLYSKRLDRSVSYQLATQEELSADLCKEKSHHTLADLKRQRAAAKLQRHHPEDYPPTEGEGPLSPGLAETLRGSDHPRSDSEQNSVYYTAASGDPPLLKLTAPAEETPAEKKRCCRLM; encoded by the exons TGCTGCATCGACGACTTCGGGGACGTGGTCGCGCTGCTGCTGGAGGCCGGCGCGGAGGTCAATGCCTGCGACAGTGAGCTCTGGACGCCGCTGCACGCCGCTGCCACCTGCGGGCACCTGCACCTGGTGGAGCTGCTGATTAAACA tGGTGCCAATCTCCTGGCAGTTAACACAGACGGGAACATGCCGTATGACCTCTGCGAGGACGATGTGACACTGGACTACATTGAGACGGCCATGGCAGATCAGG GAATAACTCAGGAGAAGATTGAGGAGGCCCGAGCCGCCACGGAGCACAGCATGGTGGAAGATATCCGAAAGCTGCTTCAGGCAGGTGCCGATCTGAACACTCCACTTGACCATAGTGCCACTCTG CTCCACATTGCCTCAGCAAACGGCTACCTGGAAGCTGCCGAGCTGCTGCTGGAACACAAGGCCAGCATGAGCGCGAAGGACAACGATGGGTGGGAGCCTCTCCATGCCGCCGCCTGCTGGGGGCAG ATCcatctggtggagctgctggTGGCCCATGGAGCTGATCTCAACGGGAAGTCTGTGCTGGACGAGACGCCCTTGG ATGTGTGTGGTGACGAGGAGGTCCGGGCCAAGCTGCTGGAGCTGAAGCACAAGCATGATGCCATCATGAAGTCTCATGACAAGCACAAGTCGCTGCTGCAGCGACGCACCTCCAGTGCTGGCAGCCGAGG GAAGGTGGTGCGGCGGGTCAGCGTGACGGAGCGCACCAACCTCTACCGCAAGGAGCACGAGAAAGAGGCCATCGTCTGGCAGCAGGTGGCGCACCGGGAGAACGAGGCCGAGCTTGAGGACGAGGACAAGCAAACGGACGCTGAGCTCCAGCAGCACCTCCCC GACGCTGAGGCAGAAGTGGCAGGTCCAGGGGCCTTGGTGGGAGACAAGCATCAGAATCCGGGGCTGACCCAGAGAAATGGAACTGCGGGCTCTTCTGCCGCCGGCCCCCCCAAACACCTCTACTCCAAGCGGCTGGACCGCAGCGTCTCCTACCAGCTGGCCACCCAAGAGGAGCTGTCGGCCGACCTGTGCAAGGAGAAGTCCCACCACACGCTAGCGGACCTCAAACGCCAGCGGGCAGCTGCCAAGCTCCAGCGACACCACCCAGAGGACTACCCTCCCACCGAGGGCGAGGGCCCCCTCTCGCCTGGCCTCGCTGAGACCCTGCGCGGCAGTGATCACCCCCGCTCGGACTCGGAGCAGAACTCCGTGTACTACACGGCAGCCAGTGGCGATCCGCCTCTTCTGAAGCTGACGGCCCCGGCCGAGGAGACCCCTGCTGAGAAGAAGCGATGCTGTAGGCTGATGTGA